The sequence CTGTAAGAAGGCACGTCCTGCATGATTCGCCACACTGGTAAAGACGGTCGCCTTATTTCTGAATCTTGTGTCATGTTTGACCTACCGCTCCGCAGGGCGCCCGTTTTGGTTGTCAGTGGGGTGACTTCCCGTGCGAGACCCAAAGTCCGTGCGACGATTTCTTTCGTCACGTCGGAGCTGCCGCCGGCAATGCGCTCCGCGCGCGCATCCGCATAAGCCCGTGAGATTGCGTACTCGTGCATGTCACCCCACCCGAAAACAGGGTTCTGGGCAGCGTGATCGCGTCGTCCATGCCGCGCACTAATCTGATCCGAGGAGCTCGTCGATTTCCCCCGGGGCGAAGCCGACCTCTTCAAGAACTGCGCGTCCGTCCACCCCGGTCTGGGGCGGCGCGGAACGCACCCCGCCGGGTGTTCGCGAGAGCCGCGGTGCTATTGCTGGCTGCACGACACCGTTCACTTCAGCAAAGGTGCCGCGTGCCTGGTTGTGTGGGTGCTGGGGCGCCTCGCTCAGGGACAGGACAGGCGTGACGCAGGCGTCGGAGCCTTCGAACACTCCCTCCCATTCAGCACGCGTCTTCTGTCGGAATGCCGCTTGGATCAGGATGCGATGCGCTGGCCAATTGGCTGGATTCATGCGCTCAGCGAATTCATCCTCAGGCAGACCGAGCCGCTGGATGAACTCCACGAAGAACGCGGGTTCGATGGGACCGACCGCCATGTGCCCACCATCGCGGGTTTCGTACACGCCGTAGAAAGACGCGCCTCCGTCCAGCAGATTGACGCCGCGCTTGTCCTGCCACAGACCGGCGTTGTGGAGGCCATGGATTGGCGTCATCAAGCTCGATACCGCATCGGTCATGGCCGCGTCGATCACCTGTCCCTTGCCGGATGTCTTCGCTTCGAGCAACCCACACACCAGTCCGAACGCCAGATACATGGCACCCCCGCCGTAGTCGGCGATCAGGTTGAGTGGTGGCACCGGGGCTCCGCCGCTTGGACCGATTGCGTGCAGCGCTCCGGTTAGACCCAGGTAATTGATGTCGTGTCCCGCTCGCGCCGCCAGCGGACCGGTCTGTCCCCAGCCGGTGACTCGTCCATACACGAGCCGAGGATTGGCAGACAGGCACGCCTCGGGACCGAGACCCAGCCGCTCCATGACACCAGGGCGGAACCCTTCGATCAATCCGTCGGCCGACGCTGCGATACGCAAGGCGGCGATCCTGGCCTGCGGCTGCCGGAGGTCGAGCACCACGGAGCGGCGGTTTCTGTGGACGATATCGAGCGCCTCGTCCGATTGCCGGCCGCCGGTGCGTTCGACCGGCCTTTCGATGCGTATCACTTCCGCGCCCATGTCTCCAAGCAGCATGCCGCACAAAGGGCCTGGCCCTTTGCCTGCAAACTCGACAATGCGATAGCCGTGGAGTGGTCCAGCGCAGGTCATGCGAAGTCCGATTCCCTTAGGCCAGGATCGTCAGGAATTCGGACGCGGGAGCCCGATCGCTACGCCAAGAGTTGATGGGATGGTTGCTGTCGGCATAGCCGAGCGCCATGCCAGCAAACACCATGAGATTCTTGGGAAGATCGACGAACTCCTGGATGGTCTTGTGCCACAACGCCCAGGCCTCCTGCGGGCACGTACTCAAGCCATGCTCTTGAGCAAGAAGCATTACGGATTGCATGTACATGCCAAGATCGGCCCACTGACCCGGCTCCATCTCGCGATCGATCGCGAATATGAGCCCGACGGGGGCGCCGAAGAACCCGAAGTTCTTTGCGAATTGCCCGAGACGCGCCGCCTTGTCTTCGCGTGGGATGCCCAGGGCGCGATAGAGATCTTCCCCGTTCTTGAATCGGCGCGTCCTGTAAGGCTCTCCGAGACTGTCAGGATAGATCTTGTATTCGGTACCCTCCCCCATCGGCTGAGCTCGTGACTTCTCCGCAATGGTGGCTTTGAACCGACTCAGATGATCGCCCGTGAATGCCAATACATGCCAGGGTTGAAGGTTCCCTCCCGATGGGGACCTGGCCGCGGTCACGAGAATCTCCTGGAGCAGGTCCGAGGGAACAGGCTTATCCAAATACGCGCGCACGGCGGTACGCGATTCCAGGGCTTTCGAAACGTTCACAGGATCTCCTTGATACACAAAAATAATGCGCCCAGCGACTCTGGGCTGCTACTCGGCGAACTCGCACGACCCGTTGTCCAGCACGACCACGCGTCTGGGCAGGGAGGTGGTGCGGAAAGCCGCTTTCCCAGGCCCCGTATGCCAGACCTCTACCTTCAGGTGGTCACCTGGGAAGACCGGGGCTGTAAAGCGCGCGTCCATCGCCAGCAATCGGTCGCCGTCGTAGTCGCACAACATTGAAATGAGGCCATGGGCGGTCACACCGAAACTGCAGCCCCCCTGCAGCACCGGCCGCTCGAAGCCGGCCTGCCGCGCCAGAGTTGGGCTCGCATGCAGGCCTGTGCTGTCGCCTGCCGCCAGCCGGTAAAGCAAGGCGGATTGGGGCAACGTGGCGAGCTCGACGGACTGGTTGCAAGGTGTCGGTGGCACGGGTGCAGGGGCTGTCGACGACCCGGCGGCTCCCATGCCCGGCAAGAAGCCGCCGTTGCCACGCAGCAGGTACACACCCGTCTCCGTGACGATGAGGTCACCGCTGGCACGGTCGCGCAGCGTGCGGCTGAAGCGAAGTACCGCGCCCTTGTCCACCCCACGATCAGTCGCGCTTTCGATAGTGAACCTGCTGGTCATTTCGGCAGCCGCGGCCAAGGGCTTGTGCCAGCGCAAGCCAGTCTGGCCGTGCAACATGCGGTGGAAGTCAATTCCGATTCGCTGGTCATGCAAGTAGTCGGCGTCATCGGTCAAGCCGATCGCCAGCGCAAGCGTGGGGAATGCCTTCAGTTCTGGCTCGTACACGTAGCGCAATTGGCGCTCGTCGATAGGATCGCCGCCTAAACCCACAGACAGCGCATGAAGCATGGTCCGCTCCTCGCCGTACGCCACGTGAACGTCGCGGAA is a genomic window of Variovorax sp. V213 containing:
- a CDS encoding acyl-CoA dehydrogenase family protein, encoding MHEYAISRAYADARAERIAGGSSDVTKEIVARTLGLAREVTPLTTKTGALRSGRSNMTQDSEIRRPSLPVWRIMQDVPSYRYI
- a CDS encoding CaiB/BaiF CoA transferase family protein, translating into MTCAGPLHGYRIVEFAGKGPGPLCGMLLGDMGAEVIRIERPVERTGGRQSDEALDIVHRNRRSVVLDLRQPQARIAALRIAASADGLIEGFRPGVMERLGLGPEACLSANPRLVYGRVTGWGQTGPLAARAGHDINYLGLTGALHAIGPSGGAPVPPLNLIADYGGGAMYLAFGLVCGLLEAKTSGKGQVIDAAMTDAVSSLMTPIHGLHNAGLWQDKRGVNLLDGGASFYGVYETRDGGHMAVGPIEPAFFVEFIQRLGLPEDEFAERMNPANWPAHRILIQAAFRQKTRAEWEGVFEGSDACVTPVLSLSEAPQHPHNQARGTFAEVNGVVQPAIAPRLSRTPGGVRSAPPQTGVDGRAVLEEVGFAPGEIDELLGSD
- a CDS encoding nitroreductase, with amino-acid sequence MNVSKALESRTAVRAYLDKPVPSDLLQEILVTAARSPSGGNLQPWHVLAFTGDHLSRFKATIAEKSRAQPMGEGTEYKIYPDSLGEPYRTRRFKNGEDLYRALGIPREDKAARLGQFAKNFGFFGAPVGLIFAIDREMEPGQWADLGMYMQSVMLLAQEHGLSTCPQEAWALWHKTIQEFVDLPKNLMVFAGMALGYADSNHPINSWRSDRAPASEFLTILA
- a CDS encoding MaoC/PaaZ C-terminal domain-containing protein; protein product: MLHALSVGLGGDPIDERQLRYVYEPELKAFPTLALAIGLTDDADYLHDQRIGIDFHRMLHGQTGLRWHKPLAAAAEMTSRFTIESATDRGVDKGAVLRFSRTLRDRASGDLIVTETGVYLLRGNGGFLPGMGAAGSSTAPAPVPPTPCNQSVELATLPQSALLYRLAAGDSTGLHASPTLARQAGFERPVLQGGCSFGVTAHGLISMLCDYDGDRLLAMDARFTAPVFPGDHLKVEVWHTGPGKAAFRTTSLPRRVVVLDNGSCEFAE